tgagtaaaacatttcccacagtcagaacatgaaaatgctctctctcctgtatgaattttctgatgcgtaataagatttgatttctgagtaaaacatttcccacagtcagaacatgaaaatgctctctctcctgtatgaattttctgatgcataataagatttgatttctgagtaaaacatttaccacactcagaacatgaaaatgctctctcacctgtatgaattttctgatgacgaaTAAGATGTGGtttccaagtaaaacatttcccacagtcagaacatgaaaatgctctctctcctgtatgaattttctgatgcgtaataagatacgacttccgagtaaaacatttcccacatacagaacatgacttttttttttctcctgtatgaattttctgatgaacaACAAGATTTCCTTTACGGTTAAAACATGTCCCACATATAGAACAGGAAAATGGATTTTCTCCTTTATGATCTTTCAGATGTCTATAAAGATGTGATTTCTTGAGAaaatatttcccacattcagaacataaatttcCCACTTGGCTTCTTTGATGAAGATTtaaagaagcatctgcactctgatcatgactaggattattgtggtttgtgaattcacctgtcaATAAGAAAGACAACGGAAGTaacgttatttattaataaataaatatctaatcATGAGACATTTTAACTGTTCTAAGTTAGTGTATACTACAAAGGTAGGGGGCGTTCCGTAACCCCTACACCTTTACCCAGCTCCATGCTAAGGCTTAACAACAGTTTACTGGACATCAGTGACTATTTTTAAAGGACTCACAAATATACCATATACACCAATCACTGaactaaattaaaatt
This genomic stretch from Bombina bombina isolate aBomBom1 chromosome 4, aBomBom1.pri, whole genome shotgun sequence harbors:
- the LOC128657933 gene encoding gastrula zinc finger protein XlCGF8.2DB-like translates to MIKVQSADASLNLHQRSQVGNLCSECGKYFLKKSHLYRHLKDHKGENPFSCSICGTCFNRKGNLVVHQKIHTGEKKKSCSVCGKCFTRKSYLITHQKIHTGERAFSCSDCGKCFTWKPHLIRHQKIHTGERAFSCSECGKCFTQKSNLIMHQKIHTGERAFSCSDCGKCFTQKSNLITHQKIHTGERAFSCSDCGKCFTQKPYLIDHQKSHTGERAFSCSDCGKCFTWKPHLIRHQKIHTGERAFSCSDCGKCFTQKSNLITHQKIHTGERAFSCSDCGKCFTLKSHLIDHQKIHTGERAFLS